In Ilumatobacter fluminis, the following proteins share a genomic window:
- a CDS encoding WhiB family transcriptional regulator: MASIDIISTREQTDDAWMATAACKGLTHLFFPTPAERPQARERREAAAREVCAGCQVRATCRDFARDEHEYGFWGGESEDERHAAGFRLIAPIGVRARSAS, encoded by the coding sequence GTGGCATCAATCGACATCATCAGCACCCGGGAACAGACCGACGACGCCTGGATGGCGACGGCGGCGTGCAAGGGGCTGACGCACCTGTTCTTCCCGACGCCGGCCGAGCGGCCGCAAGCTCGGGAACGACGTGAGGCAGCCGCCCGTGAAGTGTGTGCCGGCTGTCAGGTCCGGGCGACGTGCCGCGACTTCGCTCGCGACGAGCACGAGTACGGATTCTGGGGTGGCGAGTCAGAGGACGAACGGCACGCTGCCGGGTTCCGCCTGATCGCCCCGATCGGCGTCCGAGCCCGCTCAGCCAGCTGA
- a CDS encoding enoyl-CoA hydratase-related protein, with translation MSDVVTFEARERVGIITLNRPEARNAVNGDVARGVEAAIDQLEDDDSLWVGIITANTEGQERPVFCAGADLKAINSGQAGDLATAKGGFGGFVYRERKKPIIVAVDGLATAGGCEIVLAADLVVASERSAFGLAEAKRNLVAGAGGLFRLPRAIGQAAAMEAILTGEPIPAKRAYDLGLVSRLTPAGEALAEAERLAGQITACAPLAVWESRKVVLAAFTKDDDELIDMTNKAFGVVLGSEDTKEGLEAFIEKRQPNWKGR, from the coding sequence ATGAGCGACGTCGTCACTTTCGAGGCCCGTGAGCGGGTCGGCATCATCACCCTCAACCGTCCCGAGGCCCGCAACGCCGTCAACGGCGACGTGGCTCGCGGGGTGGAGGCCGCCATCGACCAGTTGGAGGACGACGACTCGCTCTGGGTCGGCATCATCACCGCCAACACCGAGGGTCAGGAGCGTCCGGTGTTCTGCGCCGGCGCCGACCTGAAGGCGATCAACAGCGGACAGGCAGGCGACCTCGCCACCGCCAAGGGCGGCTTCGGCGGGTTCGTCTACCGCGAGCGCAAGAAGCCGATCATCGTGGCGGTCGACGGCCTCGCCACCGCGGGCGGCTGTGAGATCGTCCTGGCGGCCGACCTGGTCGTTGCGAGCGAGCGTTCGGCGTTCGGGCTCGCCGAGGCCAAGCGCAACCTGGTGGCCGGCGCCGGCGGGCTCTTCCGCCTCCCCCGTGCGATCGGGCAGGCAGCGGCGATGGAGGCCATCCTCACGGGTGAACCGATCCCTGCCAAACGCGCCTACGACCTCGGCCTCGTGTCGCGGCTCACACCGGCAGGCGAGGCGCTGGCGGAGGCGGAGCGGCTCGCCGGCCAGATCACGGCGTGCGCTCCCCTCGCCGTCTGGGAGTCACGCAAGGTCGTGCTCGCCGCCTTCACCAAGGACGACGACGAGCTGATCGACATGACGAACAAGGCGTTCGGGGTGGTGCTCGGCTCCGAGGACACCAAGGAGGGCCTCGAGGCCTTCATCGAGAAGCGCCAACCGAACTGGAAGGGTCGCTGA
- a CDS encoding FAD-dependent thymidylate synthase gives MTVYVPEEFTSDESDVLRRYFTNLDGPVFALVNLPEVVKGALFARYSRSPKSLRRLFLDEFVNDLVIDGDETIDATIGLDRAEQLYERVFFEYGDDSVAQLGGVHLACEQASNILTKILEWGRLMSYLEQSTRYIGYDARLGGRYRFYRDPALLSSSLGTRYVGDMDRMFDAYSTAVNTVTEHVRDTVPQDPDDSDFVYRTATRAKALDAVRGMLPAASLSNVGIYGTGQAFEALLLRMRSHPLPEAQQYADLMLHELRKVIPSFLRRVDLPDRGGQWSDYLASTRGDTAELVGRLFGEVPNESVPEVSLVDFDPEAEDKLLAAICYSHSHLPETVLLERVRNLGVDERAAILRAYVGDRANRRHKPGRAFERVDYRFDILSDYGAFRDLQRHRMLTIEWQALTPNHGYARPELVEQAGVGGLFDETMDRSARLYDDIKAQFPEQASYAVSMAYRLRYMMQFNAREAFHLLELRSAPQGHPSYRRVALAMHRAIAEQAGHHAVAAAMTHMTHEAPELERLAAERRAESRRSM, from the coding sequence GTGACCGTGTACGTGCCCGAGGAGTTCACCAGCGACGAGTCCGACGTCCTTCGGCGCTACTTCACGAATCTCGACGGACCGGTGTTCGCCTTGGTCAATCTGCCCGAGGTCGTCAAGGGTGCCCTGTTCGCTCGGTACAGCCGGAGCCCGAAGAGTCTGCGTCGTCTCTTCCTCGACGAGTTCGTGAACGATCTCGTAATCGACGGCGACGAGACGATCGACGCGACGATCGGACTCGATCGGGCCGAGCAGCTGTACGAGCGGGTGTTCTTCGAGTACGGCGACGACTCCGTCGCCCAGCTCGGTGGCGTCCACCTGGCGTGCGAGCAGGCGTCGAACATCCTGACCAAGATCCTCGAGTGGGGTCGGCTGATGAGCTACCTCGAGCAGAGCACGCGCTACATCGGCTACGACGCTCGCCTCGGTGGGCGATACCGGTTCTACCGCGACCCGGCGCTCCTGTCGAGTTCGCTCGGCACGCGGTACGTCGGCGACATGGACCGCATGTTCGACGCCTACTCGACGGCGGTCAACACGGTCACCGAACACGTCCGCGACACGGTCCCGCAAGACCCCGACGACAGCGACTTCGTGTACCGGACGGCGACGCGTGCGAAAGCGCTCGATGCCGTCCGTGGCATGCTGCCCGCCGCCTCGTTGTCGAACGTCGGCATCTACGGCACGGGGCAGGCGTTCGAGGCGTTGCTCCTCCGGATGCGGTCGCACCCGCTCCCGGAGGCGCAGCAGTACGCCGATCTGATGCTCCACGAGCTCCGGAAGGTGATCCCGAGCTTCCTGCGGCGCGTCGACCTGCCCGACCGCGGTGGCCAGTGGTCCGACTACCTCGCATCGACCCGTGGTGACACGGCCGAACTCGTCGGCCGGCTGTTCGGCGAGGTGCCGAACGAATCGGTGCCGGAGGTCTCCCTGGTCGACTTCGACCCGGAGGCGGAAGACAAACTGCTCGCCGCCATCTGTTACAGCCACAGCCACCTTCCGGAGACGGTGTTGCTCGAACGGGTCCGCAACCTCGGTGTCGACGAGCGGGCGGCGATCCTGCGCGCCTACGTCGGTGACCGAGCGAACCGACGCCACAAGCCGGGCCGGGCGTTCGAGCGGGTCGACTACCGCTTCGACATCTTGTCCGACTACGGCGCGTTCCGCGACCTCCAGCGCCACCGCATGCTCACGATCGAATGGCAGGCGCTGACGCCGAACCACGGCTACGCCCGACCGGAGCTCGTCGAGCAGGCGGGCGTCGGCGGCCTGTTCGACGAGACGATGGATCGTTCGGCACGCCTGTACGACGACATCAAGGCGCAGTTCCCCGAGCAGGCGTCGTACGCCGTCTCGATGGCGTACCGGCTGCGGTACATGATGCAGTTCAACGCTCGCGAGGCGTTCCACCTGCTCGAGCTGCGTTCGGCCCCGCAGGGACATCCGTCGTACCGCCGTGTCGCATTGGCGATGCATCGGGCGATCGCCGAGCAGGCCGGCCACCACGCCGTCGCCGCCGCGATGACGCACATGACACACGAAGCGCCCGAGCTCGAACGGCTCGCCGCAGAACGGCGTGCCGAGTCGCGGCGCTCGATGTGA
- a CDS encoding 50S ribosomal protein L11 methyltransferase — MRVVELVVPAHDADLATDRLWAAGASAIEERDDGDRVVFRTVLAADDQVSTERLGSLPAGWNVAFVDVDDTPAETWREFAVPIEVNDELEIRPAWSDAPLRPGRTVIEIEPAGSFGLGDHPTTRLSADAVWRAVRPGDRVLDVGCGTGVLSIVAVERGASSVVAIDVAEAAREATDHNAARHGVGSRIDASCTPLAEIDGPFDLVVANILAPTLVALAPDLRRVLAPAGRLVISGILAERHDHVIEALAPLVVTRTDVVDAWAAVELVAGATDSSAG; from the coding sequence ATGCGGGTGGTCGAACTCGTCGTGCCCGCGCACGACGCCGATCTCGCCACCGACCGGCTGTGGGCCGCCGGCGCGTCGGCGATCGAGGAGCGCGACGACGGTGATCGTGTCGTCTTCCGGACGGTGCTGGCGGCCGACGATCAGGTGTCGACCGAGCGTCTCGGGTCACTGCCGGCCGGTTGGAACGTCGCATTCGTCGACGTCGACGACACGCCGGCAGAAACGTGGCGCGAGTTCGCCGTGCCGATCGAGGTCAACGACGAGTTGGAGATCCGACCGGCGTGGTCGGATGCCCCGCTCCGTCCGGGTCGGACCGTCATCGAGATCGAGCCGGCCGGGTCGTTCGGGCTGGGTGATCACCCGACGACGCGACTGTCGGCCGACGCCGTCTGGCGAGCCGTGCGCCCCGGCGATCGAGTGCTCGACGTCGGTTGCGGCACCGGCGTGCTGTCGATCGTGGCGGTCGAGCGCGGAGCGAGCAGTGTGGTGGCGATCGACGTCGCCGAGGCCGCACGCGAAGCCACCGATCACAACGCCGCTCGACACGGTGTCGGCAGCCGGATCGATGCGTCGTGTACGCCGCTTGCCGAGATCGACGGACCGTTCGACCTGGTCGTCGCGAACATCCTGGCACCGACACTCGTTGCGTTGGCGCCCGACCTGCGCCGGGTGCTGGCACCCGCGGGCCGGCTGGTGATCAGCGGCATTCTCGCGGAGCGGCACGACCACGTGATCGAGGCGCTCGCTCCACTCGTGGTGACCCGAACCGACGTCGTCGACGCCTGGGCTGCGGTGGAGTTGGTCGCCGGAGCGACCGACTCGTCAGCTGGCTGA
- a CDS encoding GNAT family N-acetyltransferase: MIDPVVRDAIPRDVPELVWLESTAREHLPGQRGGDLWLARHPAQSPAWPSVDAGDVVVGVIDDVSIGYLRFHVDVDVLYIDDVFVHPGAREVGFGDALLAAAIDRGVARGARRIEAEALPGDRDTKNLYERAAITAKRITLSAAIGDVD, encoded by the coding sequence GTGATCGATCCTGTCGTCCGCGACGCCATACCCCGTGACGTCCCCGAACTCGTCTGGCTCGAGTCGACGGCCCGGGAGCACCTGCCCGGCCAGCGCGGCGGCGACCTGTGGCTCGCGCGTCACCCGGCGCAGTCGCCGGCGTGGCCGTCGGTCGATGCCGGCGATGTCGTGGTCGGCGTGATCGACGACGTCAGCATCGGTTACCTCCGATTCCACGTCGACGTCGACGTCCTCTACATCGACGACGTGTTCGTGCACCCGGGAGCGCGCGAGGTCGGCTTCGGCGACGCCTTGCTCGCCGCAGCCATCGATCGGGGCGTGGCGCGCGGGGCACGTCGCATCGAGGCCGAAGCCCTGCCCGGCGATCGCGACACGAAGAACCTGTACGAACGCGCCGCGATCACGGCCAAGCGGATCACCCTCTCGGCCGCGATCGGCGACGTCGACTGA
- a CDS encoding gamma carbonic anhydrase family protein, producing the protein MPIYALGNQEPSIAGDAFVHPDAVIIGSVTIGSRSSVWPCAVLRGDEGEIRIGAESSVQDGSVLHTTPQIPTVVGDRCVVGHIVHLEACHIHDDVLVGNGSIVLHEVEVESWAIVAANSVLLNGTHVPSGAIAVGSPATIKEGRARREVITMGVEAYVQRAERFRNELRRLD; encoded by the coding sequence ATGCCCATCTACGCACTCGGCAACCAGGAACCCTCCATCGCCGGCGACGCCTTCGTGCACCCCGACGCGGTGATCATCGGCTCGGTCACGATCGGGTCACGGAGTTCGGTGTGGCCGTGCGCGGTCCTGCGAGGCGACGAGGGCGAGATCCGGATCGGGGCCGAGTCGAGTGTTCAGGACGGGTCGGTGCTCCACACCACACCGCAGATCCCGACGGTCGTCGGTGATCGGTGCGTCGTCGGCCACATCGTGCATCTCGAGGCGTGCCACATCCACGACGACGTGCTCGTCGGGAACGGTTCGATCGTGCTCCACGAGGTCGAGGTCGAGTCGTGGGCGATCGTCGCCGCGAACAGTGTGCTGCTCAACGGCACGCACGTTCCGTCGGGTGCGATCGCGGTCGGGTCACCGGCCACGATCAAGGAGGGGCGGGCTCGCCGTGAGGTGATCACGATGGGCGTCGAGGCGTACGTGCAGCGTGCCGAGCGCTTCCGGAACGAACTTCGGCGCCTCGACTGA